TACGTCTCCCGAGACCCTCGGCCGACAAGGACGCGCATGTCTTGATGCATTTATGTGCCGTTTGCCGTGATTGTGGCATTGCGGACCACATCTGCCGGACAGTCAAAGGCTCCCTTCAAGACGCATGCTGAACGCCAGGCTGCGATGAGCGATGGTGTCGTTACTCGCGACTCAACGATCATCTCGTTCCGGTCGATGTCAGCAGTGTGTAGGATGACAGGAAACTTGATGGGATGAAAGGCACAGCCGCACAGAAAGAGAAATGGATGCACAAGCGAGACGGGACAGTGCAAGGTTGAGTTTCGGCAGTTTCGGCAGGGCTCACACGTGTTTCTCCGCCTAGCTTCTTTCAGCCCTAGAGCAACTTCCTCAGCTCACGCCAAACTTGGTCCGACATTGTAGACGTGCTTGCCGACGCCACATGTGGCGCTCTTGCGTACGCTTGTACATCGACACCGTCACAGGAGGGAGTTGCGCAGCTTCCAGGGCCCTGTGCCTTGCGGTAAGGTCACATCCGTGATCTCATCCATTGACGGGACGGGCCTCGCCACATTCACACCTAAGCCTACCAAGATTCGCAAGACTATTGTGATGGGTAGGCTCTCTTCCGAGGACACCGACTGGGTACAGGCCATTATGCTAGATTGGAACCATGCCGTGTACTTTGTCGATCTGGCGCCAAATCAGCACTCTCCAACAGGATTGAAGACCAAGATGAACAAGGCCAAGGAAGCCACTCCCTATCTGACATATATTGTAGAGCACTATGATAGTCTTCCAGATATTGCGGTCTTCCTTCATGCTCATCGGCAGAGCTGGCCAGAAGCATGGCACAACGATGCTAAAGGCTACGATGCGGTGAACATGCTGCATGAGCTCAAGCTTGATGTAGTACTGGAGCGAGGCTACGTCAATTTGCGCTGCATAGCCACTCCTGGTTGCCCGGATGAGGTCCAAGTGAACCGCGACCCTTCAGAAGAGGAGCGAAGGGCTGAGCTTGCTTACCCATACGTTTATGGCAAATTCTTCAATCTCACCGTAGATGAGGTCGAGCAGCAGAATCCTGTGGTGGCAACCCCATGTTGTGCTCAATTTGCGGTTTCAAAGGCCCAGGTTCTCTCGAAGCCCAAGGCGGAGTATGTGCGCTACTTGGCGTTGATCGAAGAGTCTGACTACGACGACGACACACTGGGGACTGTTATGGAATACATGTGGCACATCCTTTTCGGACGGGATGCAGTGCATTGTGAACCCACCGCACAGTGCTGGGCGAATATCTATGGCCGTGGAGATGGCTGGAGCTCTTGGAGTTGAAGAGCCTTGATTGCTTTCCGACAACGAGAACACTGCGCTCGTTCGGGAGGGAAGCAAGATCCAAGCTTGGTGCAAAGACAGTTCGGAGCACAACTGAGACATGCGTTGAGCATGTCTCAAGACCGCATTTCTGCCACCTTTGATCAAGGACCACGCCCCAACCCACGGAATGTGCTTTGCACACCTCTGCCAGCTCTCGCATAACCCAGAACTTGCCAACTCCAACAACAATCAAAGCAATGACGTTCGTTCCGTTGGCCTTCTTCGCGCTGAGCACCATCGCGAGTGTGACATACAAGCTACTCAACAGCCACAAGCTGGACCCGGCTAAACGACGAGCGATTATCACGGCACACGCTTTCGTCATCGAGGCAATACAGATCGCGCTGCTGGTCACCTGGGTCGTTATTACGGTGTTCATCATTGTGGGCGCATCTCCACAGCTTCGGCTCATTGCAGCATCTGCGACCATGTCACCAAGCCTGGCAATATTCACGACCACAACGACATACGCTTTGGTGATTTGGGCCACCGATAACATGGACAACCTGATCCAATTGCATACATGGCATCATCCGATACAATCGCAAACTTTGATCCTCAGCAGAAGCATCTTACTACCACGGACTGTGCTGCGTAAAGCGAATGGACCACGAAAGACAACTATCGTGCGCAGAAGGCGAGCCATGAGTGCACCAGCTACGCCGACCGTCGCACACATCGTGTCACGGCATCCACCTCGACGGACATCCACCATAGAACCTGGCTCCGTTGCAAAGCTAGTGTCTACGTTTGAGGAGGTCCTCAGCTGCACAGTTGCACTATCCCGTCTCGAAGAGTGGACTCCGAGTGCAATCTATGAGTTGGAGGGCTGTTCTGTGGGAGGCGATACTGATGAGGCAACAATCACACCAGAGTCGACGTTGGAAAGCGCCACGACAGTCCTCAAAGATGAATCGAAGTACGGAGAGGCCTTGCACAACTCTCCTAGCGTCAAGCATAAGATCGAACTCGCTCCGCACAAGAAGGCAGCACGACCCACAGAGGCGAGAGTCGAGGCGAGGAGACTGAAAGCTCAATGTTCATCAAGATGAGCTCGAATGGAGTATCGGCGTGTCCCACGGGACTTTGATGAGATTTTTTGACCCGATAGTCGTGTTGATCTGGAGCATTGATTGAAGCATACATGTAAGAGATACCCACATATATTCAACGATCTGGAAGGAGTATCTTACTTCACGCTACTGAACCTTATCCTCCCGGCTAAACTAGTACTTGGTCAAGGCTCTAACCTCCACTCGTCCGGAGCCCTGTCACCGCGTCCCTCCTACCTCACAAGATAGACAACGATAATGTAGTAACATTGATACAACTGCACAGCCACGCACGTGCAGCAGTCGCCTCTTCAACATCCTTGTACTACAGCATGTCTGGTTTCCGCAAAGTGATCGGTACGATGTGGTCGTGACTTTCTTACAAGCGGAACACTGTACTGAGCACCGCAAGCAGATTCGATCTTGACATCAAAATACAACAAGCCGTTCCCAGTCACGTTGTTGCCGTCCGCCATTGGGTATTATCTGGGCGTGAAGCAGGGCGAACGACAAACGCAATTGCTGCAGGAGATTCAAGCGCTGGACATTCATGATCATGAGAAAGTGAGGCGTATTTCTGAGCATCCGAAGTGATCTGGGACGTTGAAGCTTTTGGAATGACGACGGGGGACGATGCCAGTGGACTTTCCTTGAGCCAAGCCTAGCATCGCCTCGAGCGAGATGAAGTGCGTGGCTTGCTGAAGGACGAACAGAAGATTGGTTGCCAGCGAGGACTTGGCCAAGCAGTAACTATCGATGCACAGCGTATGACGAGAAGCGCTACGAAGGAAGATCTGATGTATAGGGACGACATAACTTATGCTTTGTGAATTTCAGCAGAACTCAGCTGACAGCTTGGCCCTATCACTTTCAAGTTGGAGTGCGAGGTGTCGTGTATTTATGCTGACGTCCTCTTAGTGCCATATTCAACCAATATGGAACGATGTTCCACTGATCAGGCCTACAAAATCTAAGATCATCGAGGCCAGCATCTTCCAAGAGCCGAGAAGTGAGCCGGAAGTGCACTTCAGCCTCGAGGCGGTGATGCCCGTGTCCGGTGTGCGGCGACATCATACCAGATCCTTTCCCAGGCGTGAAGCCAGATCGTGGATGGTCTCGGAACCAGACCTCCGACCATAGCTGACGGAGGTCTGGGTTAAACATTGTGTAAGCGCTACGAAGAATTTAGCTAAATAGCTAAACTATCCCGACGAATTGCGCAACAACAACAACGAATCTCGCAAATCCGGGTATACTACTCGATAGGTCTAACTCGGGGCTACGATTCGAATGCCGTTGTCCCCGTAGAAATCGGATATATACTTCGTTATTACGACGTAAAAGTAGCTCTCTACGTTAAATAATAGATTGTACCCCGTTTCTATATAGCGACGTCGCGATATACTAGCGAAAATCGGACAACGTAATACTATAGGTAATCCACGATCTCGAAGGGTAGCGTGCTTAGATTATCGAGATTCGGTCGTTAGAAAATAGCTATTTTTGTAGCTCGAATCTATATAGCCGAAGCCAATGTTTAGCCTAGACTCTCCACGGACTGGTCCGTGCTCGAGTCTGGCTATCCGAGACCAGATCGTGGAGCCTCCATGCTTCACTACGTCAAGCGTCTTTAGCTGCTGACAGGGGTGTTGATATTCGCGAACTTCGCAGACTTCGAGTTGGAATTCGCGCCCAAACCGCCAGACATAACAAGTCTAGAACACAAACAATTTCGTACCGGACATGCAGTATCTTGCCCCATCATGCCATACCTCGGACTGTTATGCTGATAGTACCGAGCAAGATATATCGCAAAAACAACGAATTGCTCGGGATACCACATTGGGTATTCCAGGGCTACATGCTCACGTGTGGAGCTCATGTGGATGACACGCGAGCACAAACTTTTGTTAAGCAGGGCCTTTCGATATGGAGGCCCATGGGACGCTCCATCTCCCAGGAAAGAGTGGGTACGTTATGTTGACTGACCGCGTTCAAAATGTCGGAATGCCCTCAGCCTCCTGGTATCCTGGCCAAACGCAAGCTGTGAGGATCAACTCTCCTTGCCCGTGGATTTTGGTTCTTCGTGTCTTTTCTAATGATCTAGAATAGCCCTGGCTCATGATGTTCGGACAACGATTCTTCGGCCTCAAAGGCACGAAGCTCAATGTCGCCATTGGCGTCATTGCAGGGCTGGACTTTCTGCTGTAAGCTAATTCGATGACTACTCCTGCTATGCTGACATTGCTAGGTTCGGCTACGACCAAGGCGTCATGGGCGGTCTCCTCACACTCGACTCCTTCGTCAAAGTCTTCCCACAAATCGACACCCGGAACCAGGACGGTGACAGTCCAGCCTCCACCATCCAAGGAATCTAAATAGCATCTTACAACCTAGGCTGCTTCCTCGGCGCCATCGTCTGTATCTGGCTCGGCCAATGTCTCGGTCGTCGACGAACGATCTTCGTCGGCTCAGCGATCATGGTCGTTGGTGCAGCGATCCAATGCTCTGCTTTCGACCTCTCCCAACTCATCATCGGCCGCATCATCACCGGTCTAGGTAACGGCCTCAATACCTCGACAGTACCAACCTGGCAATCCGAAACGTCCAAATCCCACAAGCGAGGTCAGATGGTCATGATCGAAGGTGCCCTCATCACCGGCGGAATCATGATTTCGTACTGGCTTGACTTCGCCCTGTCGTTCGCCCCAGGAGAGGTAGCTTGGCGCTTCCCGATCGCTTTCCAGATCCTCTTCGCTCTCATCATCCTGTGCTTCATCCTCGGACTCCCCGAATCGCCGCGCTGGCTTATCCTCAAAGGTCGCGAAACCGAAGCCATCACAGTCCTCTCAGCTCTCAGCGACCTCCCCGAAGACGACGAATACATCCAATCCGAATTCACCGCAATCAAGGACTCCGTCGTTGACTTCTCAAGCTACATTCAGCGCCGTCTTCACCAACGGCAAAGACCGCAACTTCCATCGTGCACTGCTTGGGTTCGTCAACCAGGCGTTCCAACAGATTAGCGGGATAAATCTGATTACGTACTACGCCGCAACAATCTACGAACAAGAGATTGGCCTCACGCCCTTCCTCTCCCGCATCCTCGCCGCATGCAATGGAACTGAGTAATTCcttgcctcctagatcgcAGTCTTCACCATCGAGCGGCTAGGTCGTCGACCGCTTATGCTCTTTGGCGCAGCAGGAATGGCGCTCTCCATGACTGTCTTGGCGATCGTGACTTCCATCGGCGGGTCCGGACCAGGAGTCGTCGCAGCCGTCTTTCTCTTCGTCTTCAATACATTCTTCGCAATAGGATGGTTGGGGATGACGTGGCTATATCCTTCGGAAATTGTGCCGCTGGCAATCAGGGCGCCGAGTTCAGCGCTGAGCACATCAGCGAATTGGATCTTCAATTTCATGGTGGTGATGATTACGCCTGTGGCGTTTGCGAAGATTGGGTATAGGACGTACATCATCTTCGCGGTGATCAATGCGGTCATTGTGCCGTGTGTGTACTTCTTCTACCCGGAGACGGCATACAGGAGTTTGGAGGAGATGGATGAGATCTTTCGCCAGGTGGAGGGGTGGAAGGGCGCTTTCGATGTGGTTAGGGTGGCGAGGCCGGATGTTACCCCGAATCGATATGATAAGCATGGGAATCTGCTGGTCAACTATCTGGATACCGAAGAGCATAGACGGCATAATGGCATTCGGACAGATGGGTTGACGGCGAGGAAAGCTGGGAATGAGGCCTTTGAGGATAAGGAGCGGTCCTCGCATAATGAGGGATATCATGTTGAGGGTGGCTTTGCTAGCGGAAGTGACAGTGGGAATGAGAAGACCATTCGTTGACTGTGAGCACTTGAGCAGCAGATGATAAAGCATCCAGATCATGATAGATGAGAAAGATGCCCACTGCCTTACAACTCTCAACACCTCAATCATCCCTCTCCAACCACTTCTTACACGCCTCATGATGCCTTGGGAAACTTTCGTCAAACTTCATGATCCTGCCAAGCAAGTCCCCATCCTTATCCATCCTCTCATAAAACCTCCAAGCCCCAGCCAAAATAAAGTCTGCAAAGCTCGCCTCCTTGCCGAGAACATACGGACCACTCTCATCTTCACAAAGCAGCGCCTTGATCTTCTCCAACGCAGGCTCCGCATTCTTCCAAGCCGTCTCACCCGCCTGCTCACTCTTCGCCAAATCTGCCAACTCCATACCGAAGCGCTTCGCCCTCGTTCTGCGGAAGTATTCTTCACTTGGAGGGTTCAGGAGCATTTCAGGCACACGGGGCATGATCACGGCAGCGAGAGCTTTTTGAAAGTCTAATATGGCGGTTTGAGCACGCTCGTTGACCGGGCTGTCCAGGTGAAGAGATGGGCTTGGGTGAGATTCCTCGAGTCCGTGAGCTATGGCGAGAGAGTCCATTGTGAAGTGTCCATCGGGGTGTTTGATGGCTGGGCTTGAGTACTCGGCGGCTGCGTTGGTCTTCGGGTCGTTGGGTGGGATGCCAAAGGACTTGTAGGTGGGAGCTAGATCAGGGTACTCAACCCATTGGGTTTTGTAGGGCAGGTTCTTGTAGTTGAGGACGAGGCGTGCTGGAAGTTGTCAGTCAGCTGGATGTGAGCGTGGTGTTGAGATGGCCTACCCTTCCATGGATTGAGAGACCATCCGGTCGGAGTGCCTCGGCTTGGCAGGTCGAAGAGAATGTATTCGTTGGACATTCTGGAAGGTGTTCGTCTGAATGCTGAGGTCATTGATGAGTGGGATGGTAGTGTGAAGATCAATATATCGATATGCTGCTCTTATGACGAGCAAAGGGCAGGTGGGGCTGAGGGGTCGAGTTGATGCAGGTACGACCAGTAGGGCGCAGAACAGCACAGCAGTTTGTCAGCGACGGCCATTATACACTACGATGATCGAAGAGTCTGCCCATGACCCCAATATGCCCTCACATTGCGACAAGGTGGTGCTCTAGACGCCGTGAATCTGGCTGATGAGCTTGAGCCTTCACTCCAAACGGGCATTGCGGCCCTAGACTGATCATGATCTCAAGGCATTAATCGATCGAGGTAGGAACACAATATAGAGCATCGTCCATCATAATTCATGATTGTGATGCTGGTTCATGACATGTGAATGCTGGAGGGAGAAAGAGGTCTGGCCCAATGTAAGACCTTACCGCCAAGCAGTCGGTAGCGCGAAGCACAGTCCAGCCACTCACCATCAAGCGACACTTTGAAGCTTCGACACCTTGGAACAGTCTCATGTCCAACATTCACCTTCGATTGTCACCATGTCTGCATCGATAGCCAGGTCGACGGCGAATCGCGCATTACACCTACGCATCACGCCCCGTCCATCGAACTTGGGCGAGTCGCGAGAGATTCTGCAGCTGCTATCTGGATTCGGCGAGATTGAGTACTTTAAGAACCTCAAGTATGATACTTTGACACATCCCAACATCGCCCTGGTCATCTTCAAGGAGGAAGCAGCTGCAACCCATTGCTCAAAGAAGGCCCCAATTCGCTTTCGAATGGGCAAGGCTGTAGGGAACGACGGCATATACGACAATGAGCCTGCTTTGAGCAACAGCAATGCCTCGTCAGAGTCACAAGAAGTAGCCCGACCTCCTCGTATAAAGCCCTCACCACCTTCGAATGCGCCCTTTGGCTTGAGTCAGACTCGCTCCATGTCGACTGCATCCTATCAGCCAACAATACCCGAGCCACCCCCACGAGCACCTGTGCGACCCTTCGATCCTCCCAAGCCGACCATGCTAGAACCACGCCTCTTCCAGATTCAGACCAGCACTGCTCGCAGCAACTTCCGCGATCAGATCAACATGGGCGGATACCATGGCAACTTCTCCTTGGACAACAAGAGCATGGCCCAGAGAGATTTGCAGAAGTCAGTACCAGTGCCTGGAATGAGCTGTGTCAACTGGCGCCCAGATGCTCGACCATGGCGACTCATGCAGAGGGAGAAGGAGCAGGAACAGAAAGCGAAGACGTTGTGGCAGCTGCACAAGGAAGGACCCGAGGGAGCAGCTACCTTCAGGGACGAGTCACTGCCGGGCTGAGATGGCGGCGACGATGCTCAGGAACCTGATTTGCATCGAAATGCCCAACCTATGACGGACTACCTTGGCGAACATGAACATACACTTCCGACAGTGTGCATCACTTTCCGCCTGAGCGAACTGGGCAAAGTTGACTCCACTCACTTCGTGTGGACCAGAAGTAAAAGATGTTTCAACAAGCTGCATGTGACTTTTAACGTTCAAATGAGGACCATCCGAGGGAATTTTTGCAATCTCCAGGCCTTTACCGTCAATGTCGCGCTGCAACCAGATCTCAACATTCAACACTTCGACGCAGCTCCTGCATCCCATGAGCAAGTAGCAACCTGGAGGGTCGAAGTTGAGACATCGAATCATGGCTGCACTGGGAAATACAGAGTTCATATCGCCGGTCCTGCGAAGACCCTTGAAAGCAAAGCCTGCAAAGGCGATAGTATCAGCAAGCAAGCCTTCGACAACTGCGAAACGCTCAAAACAATCGACAAGAGAGACATGTGACGCGCTCTGGAAGGCCTCACTCCTTCAAGGTTGCGGATGCCAGCA
This genomic window from Fulvia fulva chromosome 4, complete sequence contains:
- a CDS encoding Sugar transporter STL1, producing MEAHGTLHLPGKSGYVMLTDRVQNVGMPSASWYPGQTQAPWLMMFGQRFFGLKGTKLNVAIGVIAGLDFLLFGYDQGVMGGLLTLDSFVKVFPQIDTRNQDGCFLGAIVCIWLGQCLGRRRTIFVGSAIMVVGAAIQCSAFDLSQLIIGRIITGLGNGLNTSTVPTWQSETSKSHKRGQMVMIEGALITGGIMISYWLDFALSFAPGEVAWRFPIAFQILFALIILCFILGLPESPRWLILKGRETEAITVLSALSDLPEDDEYIQSEFTAIKDSVVDFSSYIQRRLHQRQRPQLPSCTAWIAVFTIERLGRRPLMLFGAAGMALSMTVLAIVTSIGGSGPGVVAAVFLFVFNTFFAIGWLGMTWLYPSEIVPLAIRAPSSALSTSANWIFNFMVVMITPVAFAKIGYRTYIIFAVINAVIVPCVYFFYPETAYRSLEEMDEIFRQVEGWKGAFDVVRVARPDVTPNRYDKHGNLLVNYLDTEEHRRHNGIRTDGLTARKAGNEAFEDKERSSHNEGYHVEGGFASGSDSGNEKTIR
- a CDS encoding Glutathione S-transferase-like protein ustS, producing the protein MTSAFRRTPSRMSNEYILFDLPSRGTPTGWSLNPWKARLVLNYKNLPYKTQWVEYPDLAPTYKSFGIPPNDPKTNAAAEYSSPAIKHPDGHFTMDSLAIAHGLEESHPSPSLHLDSPVNERAQTAILDFQKALAAVIMPRVPEMLLNPPSEEYFRRTRAKRFGMELADLAKSEQAGETAWKNAEPALEKIKALLCEDESGPYVLGKEASFADFILAGAWRFYERMDKDGDLLGRIMKFDESFPRHHEACKKWLERDD